The DNA region CATCAATGTCATCAGGCACAACAACCATCCTGACTACATCATAACCAGCGTACGTTAGTACTCTACCAATGTGGGCTGCATTAGTGTTTATTGTCCTACCCTTAAGTATCTCATTACCTATGGTTATTACGTAAGCCTTCATAAGTTCTGTAAGCTATCAGTGGGTATTAAGGATTTTCCATGAGGCTACTTAACAAACCATAGCCAATACTCCTAGGGGTCGGACTTTCATAGGGTTTCATGATATTTCATATTAACCCTCGTCCTCATACCCCCTATTTCCTTCCCCATGCCGTCTACGGGAGCGGTAGTCAAACCACTCCCCCTCGAGGACACGGGAGTTTCATTGAGTGCCCTCCTCCCCCTCACATTGCTCATAGGCTTCACAGTGGCACCCTCCAATTCAATGTTAACGAAAAGGTTCATGAACTCTGCGGTTTATCGGAAACTATTGACAACGGCGCGAAACGCTTATTAATTGCAGGTAGGATAAGCCCTGATTCTCATGGAATAGTGATTAAGGCTGAGGGGTTAGGTAAGACGTATGATGGTGTAAAGTGGGCCTTAAGGAATGTTGACTTAAGCGTTAATCGAGGTAAGGTAGTTACCCTACTTGGCCCTAATGGTGCAGGTAAGACAACCTTAGTTAGAATACTGACCACTGAACTCGAGCCCAGTGCAGGTAAGTTAACTATACTTGGGGAGGACGCTTTAAGGAACCCTGAGAGGGTTAGACCCAGGTTAGCTTCAATACCACAGGAGGCTAAGCCAATATACTTCGTGACGCCTTATGAGCTAGTGTTCTCCTACCTAGTTTTCAGGGGTTTCTCAATAAGTGACGCCAGGGTTGAGGCTAGGAGGGCGCTTGAGGAGCTTGGCTTATGGGACGTTAGGGATAAGATAATGAATAACCTATCAGGTGGGTATAAGCGAAGGGCCCTGGTGGCCATGGCGCTTGCAAGCAATGCTGAGTTGGTTTTCATGGATGAGCCAACCACTGGACTTGACGTGTTCAGTAGGAGGGGTGTGTGGGATGCCTTGGCTAGGCTTAAGGGTAACTCAACAGTCATATTAACTACGCATTACATAGAGGAGGCTGAGTTCCTGAGTGATGAAGTGGTCATAATGAATAATGGGGCTGTGGTGAGTAGGGGGACTGTTAATGAATTGTTGAGTAAAATTAACGGTGAGTACGTTGTTGAGGTTTACGGCATCAATAAGCCAATATTCGAGGGTTACAGTTACGTTAAGTTAAACAACAGGTACTTGGTCTACGTGGATACGAGTGAGGATTCATCATTAATAGCCCAGGAGTGCACTAGAATGGGTGGGAAGGCCTTAATGAGGAGGAAGACGCTTGAGGACGTTGTGATCAGGTTAATTGAAGGGTGGTATAATGATGAGTCTTCAGGGGATTTGGACTCAGATTAAGTCAGTGCTAGTCTTCGCCTGGTTCTACGGCTGGTTAGCTGTTGTTAGGGAACCCTTCTGGCTAGTCTCCTCCCTCCTAAACCCATTATCCATAGTAGTAATAATGACTGTCTTCGGTGGGGTACACTACATGAGCTTTGGGTTACTAGGCGGCTTAGCTATGGCGGTAAGCTCAAGCGGTGGATTCACAATAATAGGTGACGCCACTTACCTAAGGCTTGAGTTAAAATTCCAGTCAATGCTGATAAACACTAGGCTTAACCCCATATCATACACCCTCGGCCTAGCCCTCTCAGAATTAACATACGCCCTGCCGGGCCTAGCAGTATTCATTATATTAATGCAGTTGATCATGCATGTGCCCGCATCCCTATACCTCCTAATAGTCCCAATACTGACGCTTGAGTGGGTTACGGCAAGTATGCTTGGCTTCACATTATCAACATTAATGAATGACGTTAGGTACGGTTGGTCCCTCTCAGGCATATTAGGCTTCCTACTGGGCACATTACCACCAGTCTTTTACCCAGCCTACCTACTACCCACACCCTACGTTGCCCTAGTATCCCCAGTTAGCATAGTGTCCACGGTACTGCAATATATTGTATTGAGGGTTAATTACCCATTAACATTAATTAGACTAAGCATAATCACACTACTGGCTGAGACTGTGGTTTTCACAATACTTGCATTACGTAAATCCAGGTGGAGGAGTATTCGCTGAAACCTAACGTAGCGTCTTAGCGTAAAGTGCTATTAGGACTAGGTTTATTGAAATGTTTATGAAGAATAACATGTAAAGCATCATTATGAACGTTAACCCAAGGGTTACCATGCTTAGGTATGTTAGGTAAATGTTAATGAATAAGTCCACAGCCAAGGTTAGTAGCATTATCCTCTGAGCAAGCATAGGCTCAATGTTAACTATAACGTAGATTAACTTAACCAACGCGAATATTATAGCCATTACGAACATTAACATTGGTATTAGAACATACGGGAGAGCTAAAGCATTAATACCATACAGGTACATTACCGCAACCATCATGGCCGTCTCAATCACCCTAACCACAGACAGCAACACATTAGGCTTAAGCATTAATGAACATTAAGGTAACCCTTTTTAAACATGAAGCCCCATAACCACATTACGACCCATGATTGCAACACATTAAACCCCTAACCCCCTACATTAAAGGTTCAATATTTATAAACCTAGAGCATAGCTAATTGAAGCCGATGATCCTCAATCCTAGAAGATTTACTCTTCCCTTGTCCTCATCAACGAAAAGGCTGAAACTACCTCACTTTGATTAAGTTCACTGAGTAAATATAACTATTTGCAGCATGAACTCATTGTTTTATAACCCATACTATACGCGGCTATTACCATTACCACCGCTACTGCTAGTAGGATGTAGGGTTTGATTTTATGCATGTTCACTATGTTAGTGAACCTTTATTTATCCTTTATATTAAACCTGTATTATTTACATTTAACACATGCATTAAACTTACAGTTCAATATTTGAATAATGCTTAAATAACCTCCGTAAGATTAACTTACAGTGCCTAGGCTTGTTAGACTTTCCGCATTAATTAGGCATGTTGGTGACTGGAGTATGCTGAGTGAAGGCTTTAGTGGTGTTCATGTTGTTGGCTTATCATCATTCCCAGTTAGGCCTGGTGAGGTTAGTCTTGAGGTTGTTTCAATTCATGGTGATGAACCTAAGGTGGTTAGGGAATTTATTAGTAGATTAATGAGACTTAAGGGTGGTAACATTGTTAAGGTTCTTCATGTTAATAGGGTTTCTAGGAGTAACTATGAGACCTTCCTACTACTGAGGTACAGTGGTGTGCTTAAGTACATTATATTGAATAATGGTGGCTTATTGGCTTACTCCCATGTTCATAGTGGTTTAAAGGAGTTCACGGCGTATTACCTTAATTACAATGATGCCGAGGAGGCTTGTAGCGAGTTTAGGAGGATTAATGGGGTTGAACTAGTTGAGTGTAATGTGAATTGGTTTAGGGGGAGGGGTCCCTTAATTATGAGTTACTATGGTGGGTTGTTTAGGCATGTGCTTACGGATAATGAGTATAGGGTTCTTAAGTTGGCTTATGAAATGGGTTACTTTAATGGTGTTAGGCAGGTGAGGCTCAGTGACTTAGCTTCATTGCTTAACTTATCTAAGGCTACTGTTGATCACCATGTAAGAAGTGGGTTAAGGAAGATAGTGAGGCTTTACTTAAGTAGCATTAATGATTCTAGGTTAGGAAGTACCAACCCTCCTTAGTCCTCTCATTCCACTTAACGTTAAGTGGCAGTGCGTAACCATACACTATTGAGCCCTTCCAAACGCTGAACTGTGGGTCATTAACCAGCTTAACGTTAATCCTCTCAGCCAGCTCCGGGGATAGTTTACTCATCATTATCTTAACCTTCTCAGGGCTAGTTACAGCAATGTCCCTAAGGCCCTCGGGAGGTGGCTTCCAGTTGAATGAACCCCCACTGAGTATGACGTTACTGAGTACCTTGTCCTGAATCTCCACAGGCGTCCTCCTAACACTGTTAACCACAGCGTCCGATAGGCTCATTTCCCCGTGGAAAACCATGTCGCCTACCGTAACGTCCTCTATCGTTAACCTACCCTGCTGGGTGTAGCTCCTGAATATCTCATGGTTTGGATTAAACAGTATCTCCCCTATTAGGAACCTCATCCAGGAGTACTCCTTAAGCTCAATGGTTACAAGTGGGTTAACCTTAATGGCCACTGTGAATTTATCAGGCTCACTCCTAGCCCTCCTAATTGCCTCATCAAGGTCCCTTGGGATTAAGCCGGCTTCCCTCTTAACAACCTCAACAACGTAATCATCCCTAGCCAAGTCCCCGTAGCCGGCATCCTTAAGCACCTCCCTTGTTATTGCATTAGCCTCAGCCCCACCCCTATTTAAGGCCACTATACCATCCCTAATTGGCCCATAACTAATGGGTACGACCTGCGTGTTACCGTGGCCAGCCTCAATAACTATGCATGTAACAGCCTTCTCAGCTATGGCGACTGCGAAGGGTTGGTCAATAACCGTCACCGCCCTCACAGCGTTACCGCCTAATTCCCTATTAACGTCACCGTGGAGTTCAACGAACCTCTCCTTCATGTAGTCTGGGGCTAGGGCTGATAATGCAGCCACCACTAGGAAGCCCTTGTAGTCCCCTTGCTTAGCGGCTTCACTGTGGAATTGAGCAATAGTGAACCTAGTCATCTCCCTAATAACCCTCCAAGCATCCTCATCCTCCCTCCTCACTATCCCATCATGCAGCGGGTACTTGAGGTTCCTTATGGCGTCCCTAAGTGAACTAAGGTACTTGGACACCTCATCACCAACCACAACCCCTCTACTTAACACATCCCTAGGCACAAGGAGCTTCATGCTTTCGGGTAAATCCCTAAGCAGGAGGCCCCTACTGGGCATTATCCTAGGTACTTCACCTAGGGTTATTGGTCCATACTTAAAGTAGCCTGTCCCGTAGTCCTCAGCGTAGACGAACCTTGCCTTATACTTAACATCCTCCACAACTGCGACTACGCGTACTCCTTAAAAACAATTATGCTCACTAGGTGTTCATCATGTGTTATCCCAGGTTTTAAATAAAATGAACCTAGAATAACCGCTTTAAGAAATTAGGAGAAAGCCGCATAGGGTGTTAGCGCGATAATTTATAAAAGGCCTCACACTCGGCTGAATCAGTGATAGGCTTGGTTAAGGTGTATACTGTTTCAGGGTGGTTTAAGGATAGGGGCAACGTGTGGAGGAAGTTCAGGATTGAGGTTACTGCGGTTAATGAGAATGACGCTAAGGAGAAGGTTTACACTAGGATTGGTGGAAGCCATAAGGTTCCCAGGAACCTAATTAGGGTTGAGTCAATCAAAGAGGTTAACCCCAGTGAGGTTAAGAACCGCTACATTAAGCAACTTCTAAGCGTTGATAGGCTGGTGACGTGGTGAACATGAGCGAAGGCAGGAGGTTAGTTATAACTCAGGACCAGTTAGAGGAATTGGCTGAGCGGTACAATGAACTAGTTAACCTAGTTAACACCCTGTCCCAGAACTTAACTGTACTTAACATGTCCATTAATGAATTGAATAGCGCCAAGGCTGTTCTCGAGCAGTTGAGTAAGGGGGTTGTTAGTGACTCATACGTAACCATAGGTGGGGGGATTTACGTTAAGGCTGAGGCTAAGGATACGGCTAAGGCACTTGTCGACGTTGGGGAGGGTTACGTTGCTGAAATGCCCATACCCCAGGCCATTGAGTTAATAAACGGTAGGCTGAATGAGCTTAATGCAACAAGGGAGAAGCTTGAACAGGAGTTGGCTCAAGCCATTAGGAGTAGTAGTGAGGTGAGGGATTTATTAACAGTAATATACTCATCCCTAGCCCGTTCACAGGGTGGCGCCGCAGGGCCTAAGGCAGGTCCGTAACCATGTTTAATAGGCTTAAGTCAGCATTCTCAAGCCTAGTTAAGGCAATTGGGGATGCGGTAACTCAAAGGGAGCTTACTGAGGATGATGTGAATAAGCTCCTTGGGGAATTCGAGGAGAGGCTCATAGAGTATGATGTCGCCCTAGACACCGCCGAGGCATTGGTTAATGAACTTAAGGCTAAGTTAATTGGTGTTAAGGTACCTAGGTTTAATGATGATTACGTTAAGGCACTGGTGAGGGACACCTTAGTGAGCCTATTATCAAGTATCCCTGACGTGGACTTTGATGAATTCATTAAAGGCATTGGAAAGAGACCAATAGTGCTCCTCTTCCTTGGCCCTAATGGCTACGGTAAGACAACTACAATAGCTAAGTTAACTAGTATGCTTCTTAAGAGGGGCATGAGCGTTGTTTGGGCTGCAGCAGACACCTATAGGGCCGGTGCAGTTGAGCAATTGGAGGGTCATGCCGCTAAGCTTGGGGTGAGGGTCATAAAGCATCCCTACGGTTCAGACCCAGCCTCAGTGGCGTATGACGCCATTGAGCATGCTAAGGCCAGGGGAATTAGTGTCGTTATGATTGACACAGCTGGCAGAATGCACACTGATAGAAACCTAATGGAGGAGCTTAGGAAGGTTCACAGGGTTTCATCACCGGACGCCTCCATTTTCATTGTTGATGCGCTTATGGGTAATGACGCCGTTGATGTTGCCAGAACATATAGCAAATACATACCCATTGACTTCATTGTGGTAACTAAGGTTGATGCATACGTTAAAGGTGGCGTAATATTAACCCTACTTTATGAACTTAGGAAACCCATAATATTCCTAGGCACAGGGCAGGGTTACGATGACCTAGTTAAATTCAATAAACTAGACTTCATAAATAAACTACTAGAGTAATTACTTTTCCTCATTGATTACCTGTCACGAAGCAGCATCATGCTGCTTAAGCATACTCTAACGCTGAGACCTTACCCTTAATTACCATGATATTAACCGCCTAGGTAAAGTATAGTGAATTTTTATGAACGCTGCTTAAAGTTTACTTTACTTAATTTTACAATAGATTTTAAAAATCCCCAACATTTGTTATTAACATGAGTTCAATTCCTCGTTCAGTTAGGCTTGGCTTTATAGGTGCTGGTAGGCGTGGTAGGGAGCTTATGGCTGCTGCTAGGCAGGCTGGTGCTGAACTTGCCGCGGCATCGGACATTAGTGAGGATGCCTTGAGGGAGGCGGTGAATAAATTCGGTGTTAAGGCGTATAGGGATGTTGATGGTATGCTTAGTGGGGAGAGGCTTGATGCTGTGGTGGTGTCAACGCCTGTTAGGCTACATGTGGCTCACGTTATTAAGGCCCTTGACCATGGCCTTGATGTGCTCGTGGAGAAGCCCGTAACGTTAAGCGTTAGTGAGGCTAATGAACTTCTTAGGAGGGTTAAGGCAAGTGACCGTATTGTGATTGTGGGTTTCCAAAATAGGTACTCTGAAGCCGTTAAGGTGGTTAAGGATTCAATTGGTGAGTGTAACGCATCCATGTTTGCGGGTTATTGGTACTGGACTATCCCACCAATACCGTGGTTTAGGCGTAGGAGTGAGACCGGTGGGCAGGTTGTTGAGCAGGTTATTCACATGTTTGACATAGCCAGGTACCTAGTCAGTGACATTGATTCGGTTTACGCGGCATATACGGAGAAGGGTAGGGATACTGATGAGGATAGGGGTGTTGGTTTTGAGAATTGGGCAAGCTACAGTGTTGCATTTAGATTCAGTAATGGGGCAGTTGGCTCAATACACAGCACCTATGCGCTATACCCAGAGCTCGGTAAGGAGATACCACTGGTTAGCTTTGATATTGTCTGTAGGGAGGAGTTGATTAGGTTCACTGGGTTCAATGAAGCTAAGATACACGTGAAGGGTAAGGATACGCAAGTGATCAGGGCATCAACCGACCCAACAGTTAATATGTTTAAGTCGTTCATTCAAGCCGTATTAACTAGGGATAAGGGGCTGGTGCCCACAGCCTATGAGGATGCCTACTGGAGTAATATCACTGTGCTTGCTGCTAATGAATCAGCATCAATAGGCAGCGTAATTAGGATTAAGGATTACGCATCGGGTGTTGGTAAATGAGGATTGCAACGGACCTCTGGCATAGGAGGGGTTATTCCATAACTGAGGAGCTTAAACTCATTAAGGAGACTGGGTTTGATGGGGTTGAGTTCACGGTATCTGAAGCCAACGAGAATTTACCGGCAATCTCAGATAGGGGTTACTTAAGGATAGAGCACA from Caldivirga sp. includes:
- a CDS encoding ABC transporter ATP-binding protein: MIKAEGLGKTYDGVKWALRNVDLSVNRGKVVTLLGPNGAGKTTLVRILTTELEPSAGKLTILGEDALRNPERVRPRLASIPQEAKPIYFVTPYELVFSYLVFRGFSISDARVEARRALEELGLWDVRDKIMNNLSGGYKRRALVAMALASNAELVFMDEPTTGLDVFSRRGVWDALARLKGNSTVILTTHYIEEAEFLSDEVVIMNNGAVVSRGTVNELLSKINGEYVVEVYGINKPIFEGYSYVKLNNRYLVYVDTSEDSSLIAQECTRMGGKALMRRKTLEDVVIRLIEGWYNDESSGDLDSD
- a CDS encoding ABC transporter permease; its protein translation is MMSLQGIWTQIKSVLVFAWFYGWLAVVREPFWLVSSLLNPLSIVVIMTVFGGVHYMSFGLLGGLAMAVSSSGGFTIIGDATYLRLELKFQSMLINTRLNPISYTLGLALSELTYALPGLAVFIILMQLIMHVPASLYLLIVPILTLEWVTASMLGFTLSTLMNDVRYGWSLSGILGFLLGTLPPVFYPAYLLPTPYVALVSPVSIVSTVLQYIVLRVNYPLTLIRLSIITLLAETVVFTILALRKSRWRSIR
- a CDS encoding helix-turn-helix domain-containing protein encodes the protein MPRLVRLSALIRHVGDWSMLSEGFSGVHVVGLSSFPVRPGEVSLEVVSIHGDEPKVVREFISRLMRLKGGNIVKVLHVNRVSRSNYETFLLLRYSGVLKYIILNNGGLLAYSHVHSGLKEFTAYYLNYNDAEEACSEFRRINGVELVECNVNWFRGRGPLIMSYYGGLFRHVLTDNEYRVLKLAYEMGYFNGVRQVRLSDLASLLNLSKATVDHHVRSGLRKIVRLYLSSINDSRLGSTNPP
- a CDS encoding heat-shock protein Hsp70, which translates into the protein MEDVKYKARFVYAEDYGTGYFKYGPITLGEVPRIMPSRGLLLRDLPESMKLLVPRDVLSRGVVVGDEVSKYLSSLRDAIRNLKYPLHDGIVRREDEDAWRVIREMTRFTIAQFHSEAAKQGDYKGFLVVAALSALAPDYMKERFVELHGDVNRELGGNAVRAVTVIDQPFAVAIAEKAVTCIVIEAGHGNTQVVPISYGPIRDGIVALNRGGAEANAITREVLKDAGYGDLARDDYVVEVVKREAGLIPRDLDEAIRRARSEPDKFTVAIKVNPLVTIELKEYSWMRFLIGEILFNPNHEIFRSYTQQGRLTIEDVTVGDMVFHGEMSLSDAVVNSVRRTPVEIQDKVLSNVILSGGSFNWKPPPEGLRDIAVTSPEKVKIMMSKLSPELAERINVKLVNDPQFSVWKGSIVYGYALPLNVKWNERTKEGWYFLT
- the rpl18a gene encoding 50S ribosomal protein L18Ae is translated as MIGLVKVYTVSGWFKDRGNVWRKFRIEVTAVNENDAKEKVYTRIGGSHKVPRNLIRVESIKEVNPSEVKNRYIKQLLSVDRLVTW
- the pfdA gene encoding prefoldin subunit alpha translates to MSEGRRLVITQDQLEELAERYNELVNLVNTLSQNLTVLNMSINELNSAKAVLEQLSKGVVSDSYVTIGGGIYVKAEAKDTAKALVDVGEGYVAEMPIPQAIELINGRLNELNATREKLEQELAQAIRSSSEVRDLLTVIYSSLARSQGGAAGPKAGP
- the ftsY gene encoding signal recognition particle-docking protein FtsY — encoded protein: MFNRLKSAFSSLVKAIGDAVTQRELTEDDVNKLLGEFEERLIEYDVALDTAEALVNELKAKLIGVKVPRFNDDYVKALVRDTLVSLLSSIPDVDFDEFIKGIGKRPIVLLFLGPNGYGKTTTIAKLTSMLLKRGMSVVWAAADTYRAGAVEQLEGHAAKLGVRVIKHPYGSDPASVAYDAIEHAKARGISVVMIDTAGRMHTDRNLMEELRKVHRVSSPDASIFIVDALMGNDAVDVARTYSKYIPIDFIVVTKVDAYVKGGVILTLLYELRKPIIFLGTGQGYDDLVKFNKLDFINKLLE
- a CDS encoding Gfo/Idh/MocA family oxidoreductase; translated protein: MSSIPRSVRLGFIGAGRRGRELMAAARQAGAELAAASDISEDALREAVNKFGVKAYRDVDGMLSGERLDAVVVSTPVRLHVAHVIKALDHGLDVLVEKPVTLSVSEANELLRRVKASDRIVIVGFQNRYSEAVKVVKDSIGECNASMFAGYWYWTIPPIPWFRRRSETGGQVVEQVIHMFDIARYLVSDIDSVYAAYTEKGRDTDEDRGVGFENWASYSVAFRFSNGAVGSIHSTYALYPELGKEIPLVSFDIVCREELIRFTGFNEAKIHVKGKDTQVIRASTDPTVNMFKSFIQAVLTRDKGLVPTAYEDAYWSNITVLAANESASIGSVIRIKDYASGVGK